The DNA region CCTTTCAGCATATAGGGGACAGTTCTGTTTCCAATTCCATTTGGTATTCACAATCAGCAGCAGGCTGTGAATCAAACTCAAATGTGGATTCAACTTTTCGTGCCCGTAATGCCAACCTACATATTAATGGTTTGAAAGTTCCCCATTTTGATTATAATTGGAGACCTAACAACAGTAATCAAAGAAATCAACAAACCGGTTCAGATTTTCCTCAGCCGAACTCCAGTGCTTTCTTGCAGAACCCATTGCCTTCTCAATCCCTGACATCCTCTCAGCTTCAAGGGGACAATCCCCTTTCAAATTCACTGTTGTATTCACAACCAGCTGCAAACTCGTATGTGCATCCAACTTCTCGTTTTCGAGATGCCAATGTACAGATTAATGGTTTGAATGTTCCCAATTTTGATTCTAATTGGAGATCTAACAACAGTCATCAAAGAAATCAGCAAGGTGGTTCGGGTACCTCTCGTCAAGTTATATATGATCCCCGTTTTCCAAGCGAAACCAATTTGGGCTCTTTGGGGTTTGATCACGAACCTTGGATGCTTGATGAATCTCTGTGTCCTATGTCTCCTGGGTTGGATGTATATCCTGGCCTATATTTCTAACCTCATAGTCTCTTCGAAATGTCACCTTTTAAGTTGTCTGTTGTGAAGACTTCTTCATTATCCACCACCTATTGTATTTTGAGATTTATTCAAAATGTTAGGGTTTCTCtcttttatattatgttttggatTTACATTGCCCTTTTAAACTGAAACTGGTTAGCAAAAGTGGCAGTTTTAAAATGTCAGAAACTTGGTATGTGTTTCTTCTTGTTGTTTGGATTAAAAGTTGTTCTTACATTCAAATAATGGTTTGTTTGAAgttttaaaatgagttatatAGAACCACCATCCCCTCATCTCCATTGTCTTCACAGATTACATTTCACTGTTTTATTAGTTTGTCATTGAGAAACTACTATTTTGCGATCTCATCTCTTAGTTCTCCTGTGTCAAACCAATCACAGTGCGTACTTgagtgaagattgcttcactttCATTTACAACCTTGTTAAATAGACGTGaaataaatttcattcatatgcgcttgcttcacttttattttttttttctatatacaCTATTGTCTTTCTAAACGAAGGGTATAATTCAGATAATAATCAATAaacttttttctattttttagtttttgtttcAGTCAAGTCATGATAATACAGATTATCCAGATCAACCACAATGTTGAAGAAACAACAAGATCTTTCTTTTGTCCCTTCCAGACGATcggaaaagaaagaaatggtTAATATATTCAAGATAATTACGTATTTACAAAATACCGTCTCAATTCATCGTATTTCATCAGATCCAGGATGTGATATGGTTCCGAAGGATGAACCGGATATGGACAGTTTCAATAAGATTTCATTCTTgaacaaaaatcaattttttgatttatttcatcTATTCCATGACCGGAACAGGGGAGGATACAGCAGTTATGTCGGCTCCAATAAAGTGCAAgcaaaaatggaagaaaaaCCCGTTTTTTCCATCAGGCCAGGGGTCTTGTCTGGGTACTGCCTCCATTATGTTGTTCCTAGCAAATACCACTCTTTTTGGTTTTGGATCTTTCAAATCATTCCCGCAGGAGATCCGGACCCATTTTATTGAGACGGTATTTTGTAAATACGTAATTATCTTGAATATATTAaccatttctttctttttcgaTCGTCTGGAAGGAACAAAAGAAAGATCTTGTTGTTTCttcaacaatttcaaaatatggGGCCAACCAAGACCCCTAATAAAACTTTGTTCGACAAAACAAACGATTTGTGGAGACAACTGAAGACCAGATTAACCCCTTTGAATTAGCCGATCTTACAAGATCGATCGGACGGGCTGGTTGAGAAGGGGTGATTAGCGGAGAAAAAAATGGCTGAGAGATATTGGCTCATTACTACCGAGATAATGTCTTACTTCTTCACATCCACCGTACAATGCATGCAGTTATTGATAGACAGAAGAATCATGGTATACACTTTCGTGTACTTGATAAAGCGTTACATATGTCTGTGGGAGATCACATTCACTCTGGTACTGTAGTACTTTGGACTTTGTTGATTTAATAGATACTGGAAAGGGAAAGAGAGATCCTTTGGGCTTTGTTGATTTAATAGATGCAGCAGATGGGCGTCAAGTGGTTGATATTATCCCTCCAGGACCAGAACTTCTTGTTTCAGAGGGCGAGTCTATCAAATTAGATCAACCAATTGACAAGTCTATCAAATTAGATCACCATAGACAAGTCTATCAAATTAGATCAACCAATTGACAAGTAATCCTAATGTGAGTGGATCAAATTAGATCAACCAATTGACAAGTAATCCTAATAATCCTAATGTGAGTGGATTTAGTCATGGAGATCCATTACGTGTTCAAGGGCTTTTATTCTTCTTAGCATCTGTTGTTTTGgcccaaatatttttggttctTAAAAAGATCATCTGTTCAGGTGCAAGAAGCTCGTCATCAGATAAGATTGACACAACTCTTGTAAAAATATAGACCATGACTTGAAACGTATAACCACTCATAATAAACATAAAAGAATATAGACACAAAACAAGAGCTTCCTTGCATTAACATTGAGAAATGAGTCAACAAAGGTATTGGTATTGCTTTGAACCAAATCAATTGTGGTAAAGTATTACCTTagtcaaaacaaaacaaaacaaagtgTTCCTTTCCACCATAATAACAAGGTGAACAAAAACAATATGATTCATGTCTTCTCCCTTTTATATGGAATCTCATGTAACATACCATAACGGCGCAATCCCTGAGTTCTCTACAGgttaatataatgaaatttgcTTTAAAAGAGAGAAAGCAGTACTAGACCTTTAATGTTCAAAATGATACccaaacttaacaaaaataatgatgatgatgataaagtTTGATTCtatcattataatataaaacgCTGGCAAACTTAATGAAGGTGACATCTCAGTCATCCATTTTGAGGACACAACGAAGGCAGGCCCCTTCATGCATCAAGTCAAAAGCATTGTTGATCTCACCGAGAGACAAATTGTGGGTTATGTACTCATCAACCTTGATTTCctgatataataattatttgatacaAAAATGTGACTGACTGACTGACGgacaattttcatttaaatttgaaattattctaGCAAATCTTTTTACCTTATTCACGTATTTTTCCACAAGCCATGGTACTTGGGAACGACTTTTGAAGCCACCAAAAGCAGTTCCTTTCCAAACACGGCCTGTCACTAGCTGGAAAGGACGAGTCGATATCTCTTGACCCGAAGCAGCAACACCAACAATAACAGATGTACCCCATCCCTATATATTAGATAACAACAGAAAATATGTAAAGATTATTGTTTGTGTGCAAAAAATAAAGATGTTTAAGGGCCCCAACAAGAAGATGATCAATAATAATAACCTTGTGACAGCACTCCAATGCAGCCCTCATCACTGAAACATTTCCGATACACTCAAAACTGTAGTCAACCCCACCGTCAGTTAGATCCACAATAACCTGCTGTATCGGTTTCTCATGCTCCTTCGGATTCAAAAACTCTGTAACTCCAAAGTTCTTGGCTGCCAGATTTATGGTTTTTTcgtttatgaataaataaatttgttcaaCAATTCAAGCATGCTAAGATCAACAATAACCTGATGAAGGGTTATATAACCCCTAATACCAACACCAATCACTTCAGCATTCAAATCACAACTAAAATAACCTTTATGttttacaacatttttatattaaatacaaaagaatatttatagACTTATAGTCATTTAATACAAATAACCTCAAATAATCCACTTtatcatcaaacaaggttttttCTCTCCAAAAAAGTTGGATTATTTTTtagaagaaataaaaacatcaaacaagacACAAGTGAGATAATTTCCAAGTTGGAGGTTATGGTCAAATATTCATTAACCCAAAGAACCATTAAAGCATCCTCAAACTGAAAAACCAAATTAGacaaaaaatgattttttttacttaataattatgatatagaAAATGTTTCCAAGGAAGAGTATagacataaaaatattaagtatcaGGAAACAAAACTATGCATTGAATAATATGGTTTATCCTACTTAATAAAATTGCTCATGTCAAAAGAATGAATTTTTATGACATTGAATACTTTAAAACAGCAGCCCTAACTTACAGTGGCATGTATAATGAGAATTTGCGGAGATGAAGGAGAAGTTTTACCTGTTTCAAACTTTTTGCTGTCAAGGTCAATACCAATTATTCGTGATGCACCAGCTGTCCGTGCACCTTCAGCAACCTGCCAAATATATCTGTTTGTGAAATTAACATagcaagaaaaataaatatattagctGTTCATATTAAGTACTCACTGCAAGACCAACAGTCCCAAGCCCAAAAATAGCGACTATGGAACCTGCTTCCACTTTTGCCGTATTCCAGACTGCTCCAAGACCTAGAGCAATAGAATTATTGACCATCAATGAAAACtcaattaagaaaacaaaaataacataagaattAGGAATAAGAAACTCATTTGACAGGAAAATCATCAAGATAAATGGTACGATTTTAGAGCCATATGATATTGCAGAAATCAATTTTGtttcactttaaaaaaaacttacagaATGATAAGTTCGATCATCAACTGTTAGAAATTCCCACTTTCCAAATTAAGGCCTAAAAGAATAAACACCATACTGAAATAAAAACTACAAAACCAGCACTTACCAGTTGGAACACCACAACCAAGAAGGCAAACTTTGTCTAGAGGGGCTACTGGATTAATCTTCGCAACACTGACATCATGAACAACAGTGTACTGACTAAAAGTTGAAGTTCCCATGAAGTGGTAAATCGGAACTCCCTTGATTGAAAACCGACTTTTTCCATCATTCATCATTACTCCAACACCCGTATAAGCCCTAATTTTTCCACATAGATTAGTCTTCCCTGATTTACAGAACTTGCACTCCTTGCATTCAGCTTGGTAACAAGGAATCACATGGTCTCCCGCCTGAAGTTCAGTTACTCCTTCACCAACACTTTCAACAATCCTGTAAAGATTTCCGAATCAACCCAACCATAACAAACATAAATACTAACATAAAGTGTGgtacatctatatatataagacATACCCTGCAGCTTCATGACCAAGAATACATGGGAAAAGGCCCTCAGGGTCCTGCAATTTACAGTTTTCAGGTCAGAAACAAATCTAGAGATTCTTCATCCACAATTCCACATCAGGTAAAACCCATTAAAACAAGCAGTTAGAATGAAAAATTCCAATGTCTACTTAAGATCGGACATTGAAATGATCAAGGAAGAGTGAATGGTAGTATGTATACCTTGCCACTCCAAGTGTAAGCATCAGTATGACAGAGAGCAGTGTAGAGGATCTGAATTCTCACTTCGCCTGCTTGAGGAGGAGCAACCTGGACGTCCTCAATCGACAATGGCTTATTCGGCTCCCAAGCAACGGCGGCTGATGTAAACAGACACAGAATAGACAATACAATCTAGGGTTAGAAACGAAAGACATGGGATTATAGGAAGGAGC from Impatiens glandulifera chromosome 5, dImpGla2.1, whole genome shotgun sequence includes:
- the LOC124940674 gene encoding alcohol dehydrogenase class-3 codes for the protein MATQGQIITCKAAVAWEPNKPLSIEDVQVAPPQAGEVRIQILYTALCHTDAYTWSGKDPEGLFPCILGHEAAGIVESVGEGVTELQAGDHVIPCYQAECKECKFCKSGKTNLCGKIRAYTGVGVMMNDGKSRFSIKGVPIYHFMGTSTFSQYTVVHDVSVAKINPVAPLDKVCLLGCGVPTGLGAVWNTAKVEAGSIVAIFGLGTVGLAVAEGARTAGASRIIGIDLDSKKFETAKNFGVTEFLNPKEHEKPIQQVIVDLTDGGVDYSFECIGNVSVMRAALECCHKGWGTSVIVGVAASGQEISTRPFQLVTGRVWKGTAFGGFKSRSQVPWLVEKYVNKEIKVDEYITHNLSLGEINNAFDLMHEGACLRCVLKMDD